One window from the genome of Trabulsiella odontotermitis encodes:
- a CDS encoding class II holin family protein, with protein MKNIMPDKIASVVGYCTSGSLICWGSFARWVRDLDWNMIAVVGGFIIGLLTFFVNFYFKRRQIKAYEAALARGYITPPPQDK; from the coding sequence ATGAAAAACATCATGCCTGACAAAATAGCTTCGGTGGTGGGGTATTGCACATCAGGTAGCCTCATTTGCTGGGGCAGTTTCGCCAGATGGGTGCGAGACCTTGACTGGAACATGATCGCTGTCGTCGGCGGCTTCATTATCGGCCTGCTGACTTTCTTCGTGAACTTCTATTTTAAACGTCGCCAGATCAAAGCCTATGAGGCGGCGCTGGCGCGCGGCTATATTACGCCCCCTCCTCAGGATAAATGA
- a CDS encoding DNA-methyltransferase, whose translation MKNTVKISSVELINADCLFYLGSLPDDSIDLIVTDPPYFKVKPDGWDNQWNGDEDYLRWLDSCLAEFWRVLKPAGSLYLFCGHRLASDIEIMMRERFNVLNHIIWAKPSGRWNGCNKESLRAYFPATERIIFAEHYQGPYSPKSDGFAEKSTELKQHVMAPLISYFRGARDALGVSSKQIADATGKKNMVSHWFGTSQWQLPNEQDYLRLQDLFTQTANDKHQNGELEQPHHQLVATWHSLNRKYSELLEEYQSLRRYFSVNVTVPFTDVWTHKPVQFYPGKHPCEKPADMLRQIITASSRPGDLVADFFMGSGSTIKAAIELGRRAVGIELETERFIQTVNEVRGLTGK comes from the coding sequence ATGAAAAATACTGTAAAAATATCCAGTGTTGAATTGATCAACGCTGATTGCCTATTTTACCTCGGCTCTCTTCCTGATGACTCCATCGATCTAATTGTTACCGATCCGCCTTACTTCAAAGTGAAGCCGGATGGATGGGACAATCAGTGGAATGGTGATGAGGATTATCTGCGCTGGCTGGATAGTTGCCTCGCCGAATTCTGGCGTGTGCTGAAGCCCGCGGGAAGTCTTTATCTGTTCTGCGGTCACCGGCTGGCGTCAGATATCGAAATCATGATGCGTGAGCGGTTCAACGTTCTGAACCACATTATCTGGGCAAAACCTTCGGGGCGCTGGAACGGATGCAACAAAGAAAGCCTGCGGGCTTACTTCCCGGCGACCGAACGCATCATTTTCGCAGAGCATTATCAGGGGCCATACAGCCCGAAGAGTGACGGTTTTGCGGAAAAGAGCACCGAATTAAAACAGCATGTTATGGCTCCGCTGATTTCATATTTCAGGGGAGCGCGTGATGCGCTGGGTGTGAGTTCAAAACAGATAGCCGATGCCACAGGAAAGAAAAACATGGTGTCGCACTGGTTCGGTACCAGCCAGTGGCAGTTGCCGAACGAGCAGGACTATCTCAGGCTCCAGGATCTGTTTACCCAAACAGCGAATGATAAACACCAGAACGGTGAACTTGAACAGCCGCACCACCAGCTGGTGGCCACGTGGCATTCGTTAAACCGAAAATATTCAGAGCTTCTGGAGGAGTATCAATCTCTCCGGCGCTATTTCTCTGTGAATGTGACCGTACCCTTTACCGACGTATGGACACATAAACCCGTCCAGTTTTATCCCGGCAAGCATCCCTGCGAGAAACCGGCTGATATGCTGCGGCAGATAATCACTGCCAGCAGCAGGCCCGGCGATCTTGTTGCTGACTTTTTCATGGGGTCAGGTTCGACGATTAAGGCCGCTATAGAGCTGGGTCGTCGTGCGGTAGGGATTGAACTGGAAACCGAAAGGTTCATCCAGACCGTCAACGAGGTGCGGGGGCTGACAGGGAAATAA
- a CDS encoding DNA cytosine methyltransferase yields MREIIVDNFAGGGGASTGIELAIGRSVDIAINHDENAIAMHKTNHPDTLHYCESVFDVDPVAATGDLPVGLAWFSPDCRHFSKAKGAKPVKKEIRGLAWIVVRWALAKRPRVMMLENVEEFKTWGPLLAGEMRPDPERTGETFQAFIGMLSTGIPGDHPALAEACEFLSIAAGSEQALALVNGLGYNIDYRELRACDFGAPTIRKRFFMVMRCDGKKIHWPEPTHGDPKSLEVQSGRLAPWRTAAECIDWSLPCQSIFDRKKPLAENTLKRIARGIQRFVLDNPTPFIVKCNHTSTKTEYDCFRGQSLEEPLQTITKTHGYAIAVPHLTKFRTGATGLEVTDPVPTITAGTSERPGGNGHALGMVEVALTPFIAGNGGSEYQARPRAIFKPAHTILKESRACVVAPVIARQFGASVGHRADEPSATITAGGGGKSQLVTSTLIQMGYGERPGQDPRVLQINKPLGTVTAGGNKFAAVSAFLAKHYGGNYTGSGAALESPSHTVTTTDHHALVTAQLVGCGGRAGQSRPRDVSEPLQTLTTKADSSVVTSHLIKLRGTCKDGQRVDSPMPTITAGGMHVGEVRAFLMKYYGNEKSGVSLDEPLGTVTTNDRFGLIMVEGVEYQIVDIGMRMLQPHELYRAQGFPAGYVIDQDYRGNRYAKDKQVARCGNAVPPPFARALVEANLPEMCAAAQREVA; encoded by the coding sequence ATGCGTGAGATTATCGTTGATAACTTCGCTGGCGGCGGCGGTGCCTCAACTGGTATTGAACTGGCGATCGGGCGTAGCGTTGATATCGCAATCAATCACGACGAAAACGCGATCGCCATGCATAAGACAAATCACCCTGACACGCTTCACTACTGCGAATCGGTGTTTGATGTTGACCCGGTAGCGGCGACTGGCGATCTCCCGGTCGGTCTGGCATGGTTCAGCCCGGACTGCCGACACTTCTCCAAAGCCAAAGGCGCGAAGCCAGTGAAAAAAGAGATTCGTGGGCTGGCATGGATAGTTGTTCGCTGGGCGCTGGCGAAGCGTCCACGCGTTATGATGCTGGAGAACGTCGAAGAGTTTAAAACGTGGGGGCCGCTGCTGGCAGGTGAAATGCGCCCTGATCCTGAACGCACTGGCGAAACCTTCCAGGCTTTTATCGGCATGCTGTCAACCGGCATACCGGGTGATCACCCGGCGCTGGCGGAAGCATGTGAGTTTCTTTCGATTGCGGCTGGGAGTGAGCAGGCACTGGCGCTGGTGAATGGCCTGGGATACAACATTGACTATCGCGAGCTGCGGGCCTGCGACTTCGGCGCGCCGACAATCCGCAAACGCTTCTTCATGGTGATGCGCTGTGACGGCAAGAAAATCCACTGGCCGGAACCAACGCACGGGGATCCGAAATCACTCGAAGTGCAGAGCGGCAGGCTGGCGCCGTGGCGAACGGCAGCTGAGTGCATTGACTGGTCTCTTCCATGTCAGAGCATTTTTGACCGTAAAAAGCCTCTGGCAGAAAATACCCTGAAGCGGATCGCGCGTGGCATTCAACGCTTCGTGCTGGATAACCCGACACCGTTCATTGTGAAGTGCAACCACACCAGCACCAAAACGGAATACGACTGTTTCCGTGGTCAGTCGCTTGAAGAGCCCCTGCAGACGATAACCAAAACCCACGGTTACGCGATCGCAGTACCTCATCTGACGAAATTCCGCACTGGTGCGACCGGGCTGGAAGTTACCGATCCGGTACCGACGATCACTGCCGGCACGTCAGAACGCCCGGGCGGGAACGGGCATGCTCTCGGCATGGTGGAAGTGGCGCTGACGCCATTCATCGCCGGTAATGGCGGCAGCGAGTATCAGGCCAGGCCACGCGCAATCTTTAAGCCTGCCCACACTATTCTCAAAGAGTCCCGCGCCTGCGTTGTTGCGCCGGTAATCGCCCGGCAATTTGGTGCCAGCGTCGGCCATCGTGCAGACGAACCAAGCGCGACGATTACCGCTGGTGGTGGTGGTAAATCGCAACTGGTGACATCAACGTTGATTCAGATGGGCTATGGGGAGCGCCCCGGGCAGGATCCCCGCGTATTGCAGATCAATAAGCCGCTGGGGACGGTTACAGCTGGTGGTAACAAATTCGCGGCAGTAAGCGCGTTTCTCGCAAAGCACTACGGTGGGAATTATACCGGGTCCGGCGCGGCACTTGAATCACCCTCACATACGGTGACCACTACCGATCATCACGCGCTGGTTACTGCACAGCTGGTTGGCTGCGGCGGGCGAGCCGGTCAGAGTCGCCCACGAGATGTGTCCGAACCGCTTCAGACACTCACAACGAAAGCTGACAGCAGTGTTGTCACATCACACTTGATCAAGCTGCGCGGAACATGCAAAGACGGCCAGCGCGTCGATAGCCCGATGCCGACCATCACTGCTGGAGGAATGCATGTCGGGGAAGTGCGTGCCTTCCTGATGAAGTATTACGGAAATGAGAAAAGCGGCGTATCGCTGGATGAACCGCTTGGCACCGTCACCACCAATGACCGTTTCGGCCTGATCATGGTTGAGGGAGTGGAATACCAGATCGTTGATATCGGCATGCGTATGCTGCAACCCCACGAGCTTTACCGGGCGCAGGGTTTCCCGGCTGGCTATGTTATCGATCAGGATTACCGCGGCAATCGTTACGCGAAAGACAAACAAGTTGCGAGATGTGGTAATGCCGTGCCGCCGCCTTTCGCCCGGGCACTGGTGGAGGCCAATCTGCCGGAAATGTGCGCCGCCGCGCAGCGGGAGGTGGCGTGA
- a CDS encoding conserved phage C-terminal domain-containing protein gives MSALIRLLDRPIAYNPAFAKLKAGKVKAGPVAAVFLSQLVYWHNRMDGGWMYKTQADITSETALTRDEQETARKRLIVLGVLEEDRRGVPATMHYRINTERLEALLVEAAGPEKKAGKDKTVTRLRSLQNVETPQSGLVQSRKLDCGDAANKNVETPQSRTGETHEQACGDPANFHTGDYTENTQEITQDIKPLCPVTSEPDPEVVITDQAIDVLTHLNRVSGSRYQKSKTSLENIRARIREGYSVHELKLVIDLKHEHWHENDEQYQYMRPETLFGPKKFESYLQSATRWDAKGRPPRSRWGDRKPDVMTFGPVDKTIPKGFRG, from the coding sequence GTGAGCGCACTGATTCGTTTACTCGATCGACCTATCGCCTACAACCCGGCATTCGCGAAACTCAAAGCCGGAAAGGTGAAAGCAGGGCCAGTCGCTGCCGTGTTCCTGTCACAGCTAGTCTACTGGCACAACCGAATGGACGGCGGCTGGATGTATAAGACCCAGGCCGACATTACCAGCGAGACGGCCTTGACCCGCGATGAGCAGGAGACCGCTCGAAAACGCCTGATAGTGCTTGGTGTGCTGGAAGAAGATCGCCGCGGCGTTCCGGCAACAATGCACTACCGCATTAACACTGAAAGACTCGAAGCGCTGCTGGTGGAAGCGGCAGGACCGGAGAAGAAAGCGGGCAAGGATAAAACCGTAACCAGATTGCGGAGTCTCCAGAATGTGGAAACGCCGCAATCTGGATTGGTGCAATCCCGCAAACTAGATTGCGGTGATGCCGCAAACAAGAATGTGGAAACACCGCAATCAAGAACGGGGGAAACCCACGAACAAGCCTGCGGAGATCCCGCAAACTTTCATACAGGAGATTACACAGAGAATACTCAGGAGATTACACAGGATATAAAACCCCTTTGTCCGGTTACGTCAGAACCAGATCCGGAAGTGGTCATTACCGATCAGGCCATTGATGTGTTGACGCACCTGAACCGGGTGAGCGGCTCACGCTATCAGAAATCAAAAACGTCCCTCGAAAATATCCGTGCACGGATCCGGGAAGGTTACAGCGTTCATGAGCTGAAACTGGTTATCGACCTGAAGCATGAGCACTGGCATGAGAACGACGAGCAATACCAGTACATGCGCCCCGAGACGCTGTTCGGCCCGAAAAAGTTTGAGTCGTACCTCCAAAGTGCCACCCGATGGGATGCGAAGGGCAGACCGCCACGCTCCAGATGGGGTGACAGGAAGCCAGATGTCATGACGTTTGGCCCGGTTGACAAGACAATTCCGAAGGGGTTCAGGGGATGA
- a CDS encoding lysozyme, producing MAALKKAGGAAGIICSVAVIISIVLGNGHVRTNERGLELIGNAESCRRDPYVCPAGVLTDGMGNTHGVKRGTIKNDQQIAAEWEANILDAESCVNRYGNGRNLSDDTFSAAVSVTFRSGCGNMRGSTMFSLFRSGDLKAACYQFSRWVYGGGRVLPGLVKRAGKEETLCLDGVK from the coding sequence ATGGCAGCGCTAAAGAAAGCTGGTGGTGCAGCCGGTATCATCTGTTCCGTTGCCGTAATTATCTCGATTGTTCTTGGAAACGGACATGTACGAACCAATGAGCGCGGTCTCGAGTTAATCGGTAATGCGGAATCCTGCCGCCGTGATCCTTACGTTTGTCCTGCTGGGGTGCTGACTGATGGTATGGGCAATACTCACGGCGTTAAGCGAGGCACCATTAAGAACGACCAGCAGATCGCGGCAGAGTGGGAAGCAAACATCCTTGATGCTGAGTCCTGCGTGAATCGTTATGGCAATGGACGAAACCTGTCCGACGATACGTTCAGCGCCGCTGTGTCGGTAACTTTCCGCTCAGGATGCGGCAATATGCGCGGCTCGACTATGTTCTCTTTATTCCGCAGCGGTGACCTGAAGGCAGCCTGTTATCAGTTTTCGCGCTGGGTGTATGGTGGTGGCCGTGTTCTTCCCGGACTGGTTAAGCGTGCCGGTAAAGAAGAGACTCTCTGCCTGGATGGTGTGAAATGA
- a CDS encoding bacteriophage antitermination protein Q, translating to MNSQELEYVRIEVRHALKNLSGGTKGQLEAFSEHPPADKNKHPRRHLHKVVLDGGEGSKPSVVNALTTPVYVLETRSRRRPFPPMHDVEFYYAPWRRAVNALEEHQQAWVRYCYGFDLNFRYQTLMCQYVWDEFQKCLVERKLQSRVVKKLIGLVWLAAQEVAASRNNGTYQEYAGAALARMMSVDRSTWLRVYAPHWAKFKGAFNTLDYAALHNIIRHEQIEGSKVLEM from the coding sequence ATGAATTCACAAGAACTCGAATATGTCCGGATCGAAGTGAGACATGCCCTTAAAAACCTGTCAGGTGGTACCAAAGGACAACTGGAGGCATTCAGTGAGCACCCTCCTGCAGATAAGAATAAACATCCACGGCGCCATCTTCATAAAGTCGTGCTGGATGGTGGAGAGGGTAGTAAGCCATCAGTAGTAAATGCACTGACAACACCAGTATACGTTCTGGAAACTCGAAGCAGGCGCAGACCATTCCCGCCGATGCACGATGTTGAATTCTACTATGCGCCGTGGCGGCGAGCCGTTAATGCGCTGGAAGAGCACCAGCAGGCGTGGGTACGCTATTGCTACGGTTTCGATCTTAACTTTCGGTACCAGACGCTAATGTGTCAGTACGTATGGGATGAATTCCAGAAATGTCTGGTTGAGAGAAAGCTGCAATCGCGAGTCGTTAAGAAACTGATTGGCCTGGTCTGGCTGGCTGCGCAGGAAGTGGCGGCAAGTCGGAATAATGGCACATATCAGGAATACGCCGGGGCGGCACTGGCGCGGATGATGAGTGTTGATCGTTCCACCTGGTTGAGAGTGTACGCGCCGCACTGGGCAAAATTTAAAGGTGCGTTCAACACACTTGATTATGCTGCTCTGCATAACATCATCCGCCACGAGCAAATAGAAGGATCAAAGGTTCTGGAAATGTGA
- a CDS encoding DUF1441 family protein yields the protein MDQEIASLKLNINQLAGITGVHRQTVAARLKNVSPATGSNSKLKFYLITEILTELMVPTVSADLEDMPPADRLAHWKAENERLRFELDTGQLIPADEVAREYSLMAKSVVMILETLPDILERDCGLTPAAVTRVQSVIDDLRDQLAQKVLEAEAEEVEPEED from the coding sequence ATGGACCAGGAAATCGCATCTTTAAAACTCAACATTAATCAGCTTGCCGGGATCACCGGTGTCCACCGCCAGACCGTGGCAGCGCGGCTGAAAAATGTCAGCCCAGCCACCGGCAGTAACAGCAAACTCAAGTTTTATCTCATCACTGAAATCCTGACAGAGCTGATGGTTCCAACGGTATCAGCTGATCTGGAGGATATGCCTCCGGCTGATCGCCTGGCGCACTGGAAGGCCGAAAACGAACGCCTCAGGTTTGAACTGGATACCGGCCAGCTTATTCCGGCAGATGAGGTGGCTCGCGAATATTCATTAATGGCGAAATCAGTCGTCATGATTCTTGAAACACTTCCGGACATCCTTGAGCGCGACTGCGGGCTGACGCCAGCAGCGGTCACCCGCGTCCAGAGCGTCATTGATGACCTGCGCGATCAGTTAGCGCAAAAGGTGCTGGAAGCTGAAGCAGAGGAGGTTGAGCCAGAGGAGGACTGA
- a CDS encoding phage terminase large subunit family protein, producing MAKRASARGIRRDISSILRAPRRMQVADAVSAYMRVPVGAGNSIPWDPDLAPYVIEPMNCLTSREYDAVVFVGPARTGKTIGLIDGWIVYNIVCDPADMLVIQVSEEKAREHSKKRLDRTFRRSPEVQSRLSPRRNDNNVYDRTFRAGNYLKLGWPSVNIMSSSDYKSVALTDYDRFPEDIDGEGDAFLLASKRTQTFMSSGMTLVESSPGRDIRDTKWRRSSPHEAPPTTGILSLYNRGDRRRLYWPCPHCGEYFQPEIDNMTGYRDNPDPVTASESAFLQCPACHGKIQPEMKRELNMKHVWLRDGQQIDRHGKITGEGRRSRIASFWMEGPAAAYQTWSQMIYKFLTAEQEYEATQSEETLKTVVNTDFGRPYLPRASLEQRKSELLEQRAEEVPKRSVPDGVAFLTATVDVQGGRNRRFVIQVTGYGQQGERWLVDRYNIRQSMRINADGESYPIDPASYPEDWDLLLSDVFEKSWPLASDETKCMRLMAMAVDSGGEDGVTDNAYKFWRKCRREGFGKRVFLFKGDGQRRAKLITRTYPDNTGRSTRRAKAAGDVPLYLLQTDALKDRVNNALWRDSPGPGYVHFPKWLGPWFYDELTYEERSPDGKWSKPGHGANEAFDLMVYADALAILHGYEKIKWSDAPEWACRETWTESRQEKSTEPPSAVPAKPVPAVKAKRRKPAADSDSNPWATSGGWV from the coding sequence ATGGCAAAGCGGGCATCAGCACGAGGCATTCGCCGTGATATTTCCAGTATCTTACGTGCCCCACGCCGTATGCAGGTGGCCGATGCGGTCAGTGCTTATATGCGTGTTCCAGTGGGCGCAGGCAACTCCATCCCGTGGGATCCGGATCTGGCTCCCTATGTAATAGAACCCATGAACTGCCTGACATCGCGCGAATACGATGCCGTGGTGTTTGTGGGTCCGGCACGTACCGGGAAAACCATCGGTCTGATCGATGGCTGGATTGTCTACAACATCGTTTGTGATCCGGCGGATATGCTGGTCATTCAGGTGTCGGAAGAGAAAGCGCGGGAACACTCGAAAAAGCGTCTTGATCGCACATTCCGTCGCAGCCCGGAAGTTCAAAGCCGGTTAAGCCCACGTCGCAACGACAATAACGTGTACGACAGGACGTTCCGGGCCGGGAACTACCTGAAGCTGGGCTGGCCGTCGGTCAATATCATGTCGTCGTCGGATTATAAAAGTGTGGCGCTGACGGATTACGATCGCTTTCCTGAAGATATCGACGGCGAGGGTGATGCCTTCCTGCTGGCATCAAAACGTACACAGACTTTTATGTCCTCGGGCATGACGCTGGTGGAGAGCTCACCCGGTCGCGATATCCGGGACACGAAATGGCGCCGCAGCTCGCCACACGAAGCACCACCGACCACGGGTATTCTGTCGCTCTATAACCGGGGCGACCGCCGCCGCCTTTACTGGCCGTGCCCGCATTGCGGCGAGTATTTCCAGCCTGAAATCGACAATATGACAGGTTACCGGGACAACCCCGACCCTGTCACGGCCAGTGAATCGGCTTTTCTTCAGTGCCCGGCCTGCCACGGCAAAATTCAGCCCGAAATGAAGCGCGAACTGAACATGAAGCATGTCTGGCTTCGCGACGGGCAGCAAATTGACCGTCACGGGAAGATTACCGGGGAAGGCCGGCGTTCCCGTATTGCGTCGTTCTGGATGGAAGGCCCGGCAGCGGCATACCAGACATGGTCACAGATGATTTACAAATTCCTGACGGCAGAGCAGGAATATGAGGCAACACAGAGCGAGGAAACGCTGAAAACGGTGGTAAACACCGACTTCGGGCGTCCTTATCTGCCGCGCGCCAGCCTGGAACAACGTAAAAGCGAGTTGCTGGAGCAGCGTGCGGAGGAGGTTCCGAAGCGTTCTGTTCCGGACGGGGTGGCTTTTCTTACCGCAACGGTCGACGTCCAGGGTGGCCGGAACCGGCGTTTTGTCATTCAGGTGACCGGCTATGGTCAGCAGGGCGAACGATGGCTGGTTGATCGCTACAACATCCGTCAGTCGATGCGTATCAATGCCGATGGTGAAAGCTATCCCATTGACCCGGCGAGCTACCCGGAGGACTGGGATCTTCTCCTGAGTGATGTGTTCGAAAAATCTTGGCCACTTGCCAGTGATGAAACGAAGTGCATGCGGCTTATGGCGATGGCTGTGGACTCAGGTGGGGAAGATGGCGTTACGGACAATGCCTATAAGTTCTGGCGCAAATGCCGCCGGGAAGGTTTCGGCAAGAGAGTATTTCTCTTCAAGGGAGACGGGCAGCGCCGCGCCAAACTCATCACCCGCACTTATCCGGATAATACCGGGCGATCCACACGACGGGCAAAAGCTGCCGGTGACGTTCCTCTTTACCTTCTGCAGACCGATGCGCTCAAAGACCGTGTCAACAATGCGCTGTGGCGGGATTCGCCGGGGCCGGGCTATGTGCATTTCCCCAAATGGCTGGGCCCGTGGTTTTACGATGAGCTGACTTACGAGGAGCGTTCTCCCGATGGTAAGTGGAGCAAACCCGGCCACGGTGCCAACGAGGCGTTTGACCTGATGGTCTACGCCGACGCGCTGGCGATCCTTCACGGCTACGAGAAGATTAAATGGTCAGATGCACCGGAGTGGGCATGCAGGGAAACCTGGACTGAAAGCCGGCAGGAGAAATCGACCGAACCACCATCCGCAGTACCGGCAAAACCTGTTCCGGCAGTGAAAGCAAAACGGCGCAAGCCAGCGGCTGACTCAGATTCAAATCCATGGGCCACATCAGGAGGCTGGGTGTGA
- a CDS encoding phage N-6-adenine-methyltransferase: MDDVALDPEEPESQKSPYVQALDALRAQSVHYLKEVGDQWCSPDSLFWGINAMFGPFVLDLFAADDNAKCPAWYTAEINALTQDWSADLAALGGAAFANPPYSRSQYDGKQAITGMRNIMNYTRAMREKGGRYIFFIKSATSETWWPEDADHVAFIRGRISFDLPTWFNPADEKQIPSGARFAGAIAVFDKTWRGAAFSYVDADELEEKGRAFMALAQFAIGKVQKPAPITASLPETESRIWPLEVGLLFTQVNGTADLNAQQQNKLKANINQLWLERMPGSEIITIAGGLVSSMQGATNA, from the coding sequence ATGGACGACGTAGCACTCGATCCGGAAGAACCGGAATCGCAGAAAAGCCCATACGTTCAGGCGCTTGATGCACTGCGAGCGCAGTCGGTTCACTACCTGAAAGAGGTCGGCGATCAGTGGTGTTCGCCAGATTCGCTGTTTTGGGGTATTAACGCGATGTTCGGTCCGTTCGTGCTGGACCTGTTCGCTGCCGACGATAACGCTAAGTGCCCGGCGTGGTACACGGCAGAGATTAACGCGCTCACGCAGGACTGGTCAGCTGATCTGGCAGCACTAGGTGGTGCAGCATTCGCTAACCCGCCTTACAGCCGGTCACAGTACGACGGAAAGCAGGCGATAACAGGCATGCGAAATATCATGAACTACACCCGGGCGATGAGAGAGAAAGGTGGTCGTTACATCTTTTTCATCAAATCGGCGACGAGTGAAACGTGGTGGCCGGAAGATGCCGATCATGTAGCTTTTATCCGCGGTCGCATCAGCTTCGATCTGCCGACGTGGTTCAATCCTGCTGATGAAAAACAAATACCGAGTGGCGCACGTTTTGCTGGTGCTATTGCTGTTTTCGATAAGACCTGGCGCGGCGCGGCATTCAGCTACGTCGACGCGGATGAACTGGAGGAGAAAGGCCGGGCGTTTATGGCGCTGGCACAATTTGCTATTGGAAAGGTTCAAAAACCAGCGCCGATCACCGCCAGCCTGCCGGAAACAGAATCGCGCATCTGGCCTCTGGAGGTTGGGCTTTTATTCACGCAGGTGAATGGCACAGCAGATCTCAACGCCCAGCAGCAGAACAAGCTGAAAGCGAACATTAACCAGTTATGGCTCGAGCGCATGCCAGGCAGCGAGATCATTACCATTGCTGGTGGTCTGGTCAGCAGCATGCAGGGGGCGACCAATGCGTGA
- a CDS encoding DUF968 domain-containing protein → MRILLKPDVARSMGVVLLKPGSELLSMFRHGRVLIEPEPGSMAHLPSGRVPDARQPLSQDKSLEAFFTDERVIAAAGGLPGLEFWLEHNVHACQYQHSEYHHKELVTMRHPPGSMLLCWHCENQLREQTTRQLSELARRNVIDWVIDTVRIRLRYSKERELALAELCWWAVCAGIGDAITEEMAARSLLLPVEPFLSVYKESDIVPSVPATSILQREMALVKPIDMPPAEEPPKVLTLAADPESPESFMLRPKRRRWVCKPYTDWVKTQPCSGCQRPADDPHHIIGHGMGGTATKAHDLFVIPLCRECHDELHADVSVFEQKHGTQLELLFRFLDKALGIGVIVKA, encoded by the coding sequence GTGAGGATCCTGCTGAAACCCGACGTCGCCCGCAGTATGGGCGTCGTCCTGCTCAAACCCGGGAGTGAGTTGTTGAGCATGTTCCGGCACGGGCGGGTGCTGATCGAACCTGAGCCAGGCAGCATGGCGCACCTGCCGTCGGGGAGGGTGCCTGATGCGCGCCAGCCGCTTTCTCAGGACAAATCCCTCGAGGCTTTTTTCACTGATGAAAGGGTAATCGCTGCCGCGGGTGGGCTGCCCGGCCTGGAATTCTGGCTCGAACACAATGTCCATGCCTGCCAGTACCAGCACTCGGAATATCACCACAAAGAGCTGGTGACCATGCGTCACCCGCCGGGCTCTATGTTGTTGTGCTGGCACTGTGAGAACCAGCTGCGTGAACAAACCACCCGGCAATTGTCGGAGCTGGCGCGCAGGAATGTTATTGACTGGGTGATCGACACCGTCCGTATCAGGCTCCGATACAGCAAAGAGCGTGAGCTGGCGCTGGCAGAATTGTGCTGGTGGGCCGTATGTGCCGGAATCGGCGATGCGATTACCGAGGAGATGGCGGCACGCTCTCTGCTGCTGCCGGTTGAACCGTTCCTGTCAGTTTATAAGGAAAGTGACATCGTTCCCTCAGTTCCGGCCACCAGCATTCTGCAGCGTGAGATGGCGCTGGTTAAGCCGATCGATATGCCACCGGCGGAGGAGCCGCCGAAGGTGCTGACACTGGCGGCAGACCCCGAATCCCCTGAATCCTTCATGCTGCGACCGAAACGCCGCCGCTGGGTGTGCAAACCCTATACCGACTGGGTGAAGACTCAGCCCTGTTCAGGGTGCCAGCGGCCAGCTGATGATCCCCACCATATCATCGGGCATGGTATGGGAGGTACAGCAACCAAAGCCCATGACCTCTTCGTGATCCCTCTGTGCAGAGAGTGCCACGACGAGTTACATGCCGACGTCTCAGTGTTCGAGCAGAAGCACGGTACGCAGCTTGAGCTGTTGTTCCGGTTTCTGGATAAGGCGCTGGGCATCGGCGTAATAGTGAAAGCGTAA